The following DNA comes from Flammeovirgaceae bacterium.
AGTAACCGATCAAAACGCGGAAGCCAAATACAAATCGCTGGAACGCTATTCAAAAAACCTTAACGACCTGGCCAAAAAAGGCAAGATAGACCCCGTAATAGGGCGGGACGAAGAAATCAGGAGGGTGCTTCAAATCCTTTCGAGGCGTACCAAAAACAACCCCATCCTGCTGGGCGAGCCCGGTGTGGGAAAGACCGCCATTGTAGAAGGCATGGCCCAACGCATCGTCAATGGGGACGTGCCCGAAAACCTTAAGGACAAAATACTGGTATCGCTCGATATGGGATTGTTGGTGGCCGGTGCCAAGTACAAAGGGGAGTTTGAAGAGCGGTTAAAAGCCGTTATCAAGGAGGTGGTAGATTCCGAGGGCCGGATCATCCTGTTTATTGACGAAATCCATACCCTGGTGGGCGCGGGCGGAGGTGGCGAAGGGGCCATGGATGCCGCCAACCTGTTGAAGCCTGCCCTTGCCCGTGGCGAGCTGCATGCCATTGGCGCCACCACGCTGAAAGAATACCAAAAGTATATTGAAAAGGACAAAGCATTGGAGCGAAGGTTCCAGGCGGTGATCGTGGACGAACCATCCGTGGAGGATTCCGTCTCCATTCTCAGGGGCATCAAAGACAAGTACGAACTGCACCATGGGGTAAGGATAAAGGACGATGCCGTTATCTCGGCAGTGGAATTGTCCCACCGGTATATTTCAGACCGTTTCCTACCGGACAAAGCCATTGACCTGATGGACGAGGCGGCCGCCAAACTACGGCTGGAGATGGATTCGATGCCGGTGGAGCTCGATGAGTTGAACCGCAAAATCATGCAGTTGGAAATTGAGCGGGAGGCCATCCGTAGGGAAAAGGACAAGGAAAAAGAAAGTGTACTGAACAAAGTGATTGCCGAATTGTCGGAATCGCGCAATACATTGAAGGCGCGTTGGGAAAACGAAAAAGAAGTGGTGCACGGCATCCAGCGCGAAAAAGAAAACATAGACAAGCTCAAGTTTGAAGCCGAGAAGGCAGAGAAGGCCGGTGACTATGGCACCGTTGCGGAAATCCGGTATGGCAAGATCACGGAAGCGGAGCAGCGCCTGCAGTCCCTTCAGGAAAAGATGAAGGGACTGCAAGGGGAGCACTCCCTGTTAAAAGAAGAAGTGGACAGTGAAGACATCGCTGAGGTAGTGGCCAAGTGGACGGGCATACCTGTTTCCAAAATGCTTCAAAGTGAGAGGGAAAAACTGCTTACGCTGGAAGAAGAGCTTGGCAAAAGGGTGGCAGGGCAGGAAGAGGCCATTCACGCCCTCAGCGATGCGGTAAGGCGTAGCCGGGCTGGCTTGCAGGACCCCAAGCGCCCGATAGGGTCTTTCATTTTTATGGGGACCACTGGTGTGGGCAAAACGGAACTTTCGAAGGCATTGGCCGGGTACCTGTTCAATGACGAGAATGCCATGGTGCGTATTGATATGAGCGAATACCAGGAAAGGCATTCAGTAAGCCGGCTCATCGGTGCCCCTCCCGGGTATGTGGGCTATGACGAGGGCGGCCAATTAACGGAAGCGGTGAGGAGGAAACCTTACTCCGTCATCCTGCTGGACGAAATTGAAAAAGCCCATCCCGATGTCTTCAATATTTTGCTCCAGGTCCTGGACGAGGGGAGGCTCACCGACAACAAAGGCCGCGTGGCCAACTTTAAGAACACCATCATCATCATGACCACCAATATCGGTTCGCACATCATACAAGAGCAGTTTGGCGGGATCACCGAGGAGAATTATTTCGAGGTGATGGAGGGCACCAAAGAAAAGGTGGTGGACCTGCTGAAAAAATCGGTAAGGCCGGAGTTTATCAACCGGATCGATGACATCATCATGTTCCGTCCGTTAAGCCGGACCGACATCAGGAAGATCGTGGGCATCCAATTTGAGATAGTGTGCAAACGGTTGGAGGAGGCCGGGATCAAAATAGATATTTCAGAGGCGGCCATGGACCGGCTTGCCAAAATCGGGTTCGATCCCCAATATGGCGCACGGCCCTTGAAGCGGGTCATGCAACGGGAAATCCTCAATGAGTTGTCCAGGCAAATCCTGGCAGGGAATATCCACAAAGACTCGGTCATTTATATCGACATGAAGAACGATGTGGAGTTTGAATTCCAAAACCTGGAACCGGTGGAGGAGGTGTAGCTTCGCTTTTCACTGAGACTGTCCCTAACACCGGCCACTCCCCTTCCAATGAAAGGCCGTTGGTTGGGACAGCCCTGTTTTCCGGCTAAAGCCCCTCTTCAATATGGAACAGGTGCTTTAGCCGTTGATGCCCTTTGCGGTCCATCAGCAAAACCAGGTAATCGCCTTTTTCAATCTTTACCGGTCCCTCCGGGTTTTTGAGCATTTGGCGCTTTCCGTCCACTACCTTCACCAAACCGATCAAAACCACATTGCTCTCTTTCTTCAAATCAAAAAAAGCCTTGTCGTAAAACATGCCCGTCAGGGGGTTGCCCTCCTTCACCTGGACCTGCTTCATGTCATAATCATCGTCAGAATGGGCAAAGGCAATGATCTCTTCGCTGAACAGGGCCACGTCCGGCTCATAAATGTAGCTGGCCAGCAGCTTGGACGAGATTTCGTTTTTGGAAATGGCATAGGTCACGCCAGCATGGTAAAACGTGTTCTTCAGGTTTCCGTTGTCAAGCGTTACCACGTAGTTGAGTCCGGGAAAATGTTTTTTTATGTTGATGATGTACACCAGCTTCTCGGTATCGTCCTGTAGGTTGATAAACACAATGGAGGCCTTCCGGATGTTTGACTTCTCCATAAGTTCAAAATTGTTGAAGTCCGAATACAGTACGTAAGCCTCATCGGTGGAATAATATTCCCTGATGATCTCAATATCGCGTTTGTCCTTGGTGATAATTGCCACCTTCTTGCCCGCGGCATTCAGGTGGCCTATCACCGACTGGCTAAAGTCATTCCAGCCGATAATGACCACATGGCCTTCAAAAGTTGTTCCGTTTAGTCCCATAGCCTTATTTTCTTTAACTGTCCTCATTACGTTGGTAACCTGGCCGATAACATATCCATAAATGCCCAAACTGGACAACAGGAACACGAACCCCAGCATCCGGCCACCGTAGGTGACCGGGACCAGGTCCCCGTAGCCCACGGTGGTGAGCGTGGCAATGGCATACCACACCCCGTCCTGTACCGACACTATCCGGGCGTTGGGCGCCCCAGACTCCAGCTCCAGCATCAGGAACACAAGAAAGGCATACACCGAAAACAAGGCAGTAATGGTAATGATGGTTTTCCTGTAAATCGTCTGTTTCATGGAAAAAATGCAGGCTTAAGTACGATAAAAGAAAATTGAAATAAAAATCGGGCCATGGCCAAACCACATACGAAATAATTCGTACAAATATCTTGGAACATGCCAAACCGCATGCTATCATTGTAATACGAAATAATTCGTAGTAATGGACACCAAAAAAACAACCGTTAAGCCCACCGAAAAGGAACTCGAGATACTGCACATATTGTGGCAAAATGGCCCATGCAGCGTGAAAGAGGTGCACCAACTTATGGGGGGCAATGTAAAAAACGGCTACACCACCATCCTCAAGTTTTTGCAGATCATGTTTGAAAAAAACATTGTCTCGCGGCAGAAAAGCGGCAAGCTGCATGTGTACAAAGCCGTTGCCACCAAAGAAAACACAAAACAGCAAATGGTGGAAAAGATCATAGATACCGTATTTGAGGGATCGGCCACACAATTGGTGATGAGTGCTTTGGGCAACACCCGGTCTTCGAAAGAAGAATTGAAGGCCATTAGGAAATACCTTGATGAATTGGAGGGGGGTAAACCATGAACGACTTGTTTGCCGATATTACAGGTTATGCGCTGGGATGGACTTTGCTCCACTCGCTTTGGCAGGGTGCCCTCGTTTTTGGCCTGGCCAAAATAGCGTTGTCGTTTGTCCCCCACCAGAAGTCTGCCGCCCGGTATGGGATAAATTGCATTGCCTTGGCCCTGGTCATCAGCGGTAGCCTCGTTACCTTCTTTAGCCTGGCCCCGCCTGCCACCACCGTCCCTCAAAAACAGATTGGCATGATGCTAACGGGGCATGTGGCCCTTACACCAGCTGCCACCAGTGGCGCCTGGGGGCTGTTGTCACAGGCAAGCAACGCCATCAATGAAAAAATAACCTGGATCGTGGCCACATGGTTTGTTGGGGTACTCCTGTTTTCCGCAAGGCTCGCCTTCGGGTTGCTGTACATCCAGCGCTTAAAGGGAAAGGCTGTGATGGTGGGCAATGAGTGGCAACGCAAAGTAGCCGCACTGGGCGCACAATTGGGCATAGCACGCATGGTACGGCTTGCCGAATCCATTCACGTCAGCAAGCCCCTGTTGCTGGGGTATGCAAAACCAATGGTGCTTTTGCCCCTCGGTCTTTTGTCGGGTTTGCCTGCCGTGCAAGTGGAGGCTATCCTTTTGCACGAGCTCGCGCACATCAAACGGCACGATTTCCTTGTCAACCTTGTCCAGTCCATGGTGGAGGTCGTCCTCTTCTTCAACCCCTTCGTGTGGGCCATCTCTGCCATGATCCGCAAAGAGAGGGAACATTGCTGTGATGATAAGGTGGTGGGACTGGGGGCAAGCCGATTGGACTATATAAAAGCGTTGGCGCAATTGGAGGAGGCCAACCACCGCCACGCGCCTACCTATGCACTTGCTTTGAACAAAAATAAATTTCAGGTCTTTAACAGGATAAAAAGGATTATGGAAACATCAATAAACCAAAACCAAAACAAGGCCAAACCATTTATTCTGGTGGCCTTGATTGCAGTGGGGCTGATCAGTGCCTCATGGCTCACCACCGGGGTTGAAAAGAATGCTGTCCTGGACAAAACGCCTGGCCCATCCCTTGTGGCGGGCGATACCATCATCAGGAAAGACAAGGACAAGGACAAAGACAAGGGGAAGGGCAAAGATAAAGCCAACAAGAAGGAAGAAAAATCGGCCACCTATTCGCGCAAGGTGATCACCACTTACGACAAGGATGGGAAGCCCCACAAGGACATAATCGAAAAATTTGAAGGGGATGAAGAACTGCGCCCCCTCCTGTCGGACACTGGCCGTTACGGTACGGGTGTACCCGCTGTCCCCGGCATTCCCCCGGTGCCGTCAGTTCCGGACTTGCCCGCCATGCCTCCCCTGCCCGACATTCCCTTCCACATGGGCCACGCCTTTTATTTTGATGGTGATAGTTTGCCTGGCCATTTTTTCACGCTCGAAGATTCAGCACGGTGGGAAGATTTTGGCCGTGAAATGGAAAAAAGGTTTGGGCGCTTTGGCGATGAGCACGAAGAATTTGGCCGGATGATGGAAGAATGGGGCGACCGCTTTGGCAAAAACTTTCAATTTTATTTCAACGATGGGTTTGCCGACCAGATGGAAGCCTTGTCCGACCGGCTCAGGGATTTGGACTTCGACCACAATTTTGAATTCAACTTTGAAGACAACCTGAAAGGGATGCAAGAGCACCTCGACAAGGCTAAAGAAAGGCTAAAACAGCAGGAAGCGGAATTGAAAAAGGCGGAGGCACGAATGAAAGGGTTTGAGGGGGCACTCCAGGGCCAACTCATTAAAGACGGCTACCTCAAGAAAGGGGAAAAAGTAGAGTCCTTCAGTTGGGAGGATGGGGCCCTGACCGTAAACGGGATTAAAATAAAGGAAAAAGACACGGAAAAATATGAGCAGCTAATGGACCAATACCTGCACAAGCACCAGGACAGGAAAAATTAGTCGCCACCACATTCCTGCAAAATTTTTGTGGTTTCCTTTACGTCAATGATCCCTCTCTCGTGCGTCCACGAGTTGTAGATATAAGTGGCTATTTCCGCTATCTCCAGATTGGTAAGCGTGGGTATTCCCGGCATGGGCTGGTTGTAGGTTTTGCCATTTACCGCTATCTCCCCGTTTTTACCATTTTTGATGAGGCAAACCACCTCAGCAAAGTGTTGGCCCATAAAATCCGATTGGTCAAGGGGGGGATAAAGCAAGCCTAGGCCCTTTCCCGATTTTTGGTGGCAGTTGCTGCAATGGCTGATGTACAACTGCTCCCCTTCCACAAAATATTGTTGGAATTTTACCGACTGTCCGGATTTGTTCCGGGGGTTGCAACCTGCAGTGGCCACGAGCACAAAAAGCAGGAAAGGAAGTTTACTCATATTCCTTTTGCAGTCTTTTGATGTCCGCCAACAAGCGGTCTACATCTTCTTCCTTTGTGCCATCATACTTGCCGCGAATGCGCTGGTCTTTATCGATCAACAAAAACGCGCCACTATGGATAAACCCATCGGGCTCGGATTTATCTTCCATGGCCGTGGCAAAATAGCTGGTCTGTGCGATCTTGTAAATAGAGTCTTTGGCACCGGTAACAAAGTGCCACCGGTCGCTGGTCACGCCCAGTTTTTTGGCAAAGTCGTGCAGCAAGGCCACCGTATCGTATTCCGGGTCAATGGTATGCGACAATAATTTTACATCTGGCATACCGGCCGTTGCCTTATATACCCGTAGCATTTGGGTTTTCATGATAGGGCATATCGTCCGGCAGGTGGTAAAAAAGAAATCGGATACATAAATCTGGCCTTTGAACGTGTCATTGGTCACCATGGCACTGTCCTGGTCCACAAATTGAAAACGGGCAATTTTGTGGTATACCGTGTCACCGTTCACCACTTCGCGTTGCCCAAAAATAGGGAGGGGCTTTTCTTGATGGGCACATCCTGCGATCGCCCCTGCCCATGCCATAAACAAAACCAACTTTTTCATTTTCTGTGTTTAAAAACCATAAAATATTTTATTGAAACGATTCCACTTCCACCACATCGCCTTCCGCCACCTCCAGGTGGTTGCGGGCCACCAGGTTCTGCCCAAAATTAACCTTGCCCCCCACCTTCCTGAACGTGGCCAACGTGGCCAGGGGCTCAGTGCCTTTCACTGCGGTATCCTGGTCTATCGTTGGGATGGCGCACCTGGCACATGGCTTTACTGCCGTGAAGCCGTTTGCCCCTATCCTGAAATTTTTCCATGTGTCCTCCTCAAAAGGCTTTCCCCCATCGAAAACAAAGTTGGGGCGAAAACGATTCATGGGAAGAGGAGCGCTTAACTTTGAATTCAATTCGTCAAGGGAACTTTGGCCTATGATAAGGAACGGAAAACCATCGGCAAGGCCTACTTGTTCGCGGTTGACCGCAAAGTCCGGGTCCACCCTCCGCTCATTCCCT
Coding sequences within:
- the clpB gene encoding ATP-dependent chaperone ClpB, yielding MNFDKFTIKSQEALQKSAGIAMAHQHQAIEPAHLLKAILETDENVSSYLLKKLNIGSSTLHSKLDEVMGTFPKVTGQQAHLSSASNQVLQNAEKELRELQDEYISVEHLLLALLDTKDKVSSLMKDVGFGRSALLKAIKELRGGNKVTDQNAEAKYKSLERYSKNLNDLAKKGKIDPVIGRDEEIRRVLQILSRRTKNNPILLGEPGVGKTAIVEGMAQRIVNGDVPENLKDKILVSLDMGLLVAGAKYKGEFEERLKAVIKEVVDSEGRIILFIDEIHTLVGAGGGGEGAMDAANLLKPALARGELHAIGATTLKEYQKYIEKDKALERRFQAVIVDEPSVEDSVSILRGIKDKYELHHGVRIKDDAVISAVELSHRYISDRFLPDKAIDLMDEAAAKLRLEMDSMPVELDELNRKIMQLEIEREAIRREKDKEKESVLNKVIAELSESRNTLKARWENEKEVVHGIQREKENIDKLKFEAEKAEKAGDYGTVAEIRYGKITEAEQRLQSLQEKMKGLQGEHSLLKEEVDSEDIAEVVAKWTGIPVSKMLQSEREKLLTLEEELGKRVAGQEEAIHALSDAVRRSRAGLQDPKRPIGSFIFMGTTGVGKTELSKALAGYLFNDENAMVRIDMSEYQERHSVSRLIGAPPGYVGYDEGGQLTEAVRRKPYSVILLDEIEKAHPDVFNILLQVLDEGRLTDNKGRVANFKNTIIIMTTNIGSHIIQEQFGGITEENYFEVMEGTKEKVVDLLKKSVRPEFINRIDDIIMFRPLSRTDIRKIVGIQFEIVCKRLEEAGIKIDISEAAMDRLAKIGFDPQYGARPLKRVMQREILNELSRQILAGNIHKDSVIYIDMKNDVEFEFQNLEPVEEV
- a CDS encoding NAD-binding protein: MKQTIYRKTIITITALFSVYAFLVFLMLELESGAPNARIVSVQDGVWYAIATLTTVGYGDLVPVTYGGRMLGFVFLLSSLGIYGYVIGQVTNVMRTVKENKAMGLNGTTFEGHVVIIGWNDFSQSVIGHLNAAGKKVAIITKDKRDIEIIREYYSTDEAYVLYSDFNNFELMEKSNIRKASIVFINLQDDTEKLVYIINIKKHFPGLNYVVTLDNGNLKNTFYHAGVTYAISKNEISSKLLASYIYEPDVALFSEEIIAFAHSDDDYDMKQVQVKEGNPLTGMFYDKAFFDLKKESNVVLIGLVKVVDGKRQMLKNPEGPVKIEKGDYLVLLMDRKGHQRLKHLFHIEEGL
- a CDS encoding BlaI/MecI/CopY family transcriptional regulator, which encodes MDTKKTTVKPTEKELEILHILWQNGPCSVKEVHQLMGGNVKNGYTTILKFLQIMFEKNIVSRQKSGKLHVYKAVATKENTKQQMVEKIIDTVFEGSATQLVMSALGNTRSSKEELKAIRKYLDELEGGKP
- a CDS encoding M56 family metallopeptidase, with product MNDLFADITGYALGWTLLHSLWQGALVFGLAKIALSFVPHQKSAARYGINCIALALVISGSLVTFFSLAPPATTVPQKQIGMMLTGHVALTPAATSGAWGLLSQASNAINEKITWIVATWFVGVLLFSARLAFGLLYIQRLKGKAVMVGNEWQRKVAALGAQLGIARMVRLAESIHVSKPLLLGYAKPMVLLPLGLLSGLPAVQVEAILLHELAHIKRHDFLVNLVQSMVEVVLFFNPFVWAISAMIRKEREHCCDDKVVGLGASRLDYIKALAQLEEANHRHAPTYALALNKNKFQVFNRIKRIMETSINQNQNKAKPFILVALIAVGLISASWLTTGVEKNAVLDKTPGPSLVAGDTIIRKDKDKDKDKGKGKDKANKKEEKSATYSRKVITTYDKDGKPHKDIIEKFEGDEELRPLLSDTGRYGTGVPAVPGIPPVPSVPDLPAMPPLPDIPFHMGHAFYFDGDSLPGHFFTLEDSARWEDFGREMEKRFGRFGDEHEEFGRMMEEWGDRFGKNFQFYFNDGFADQMEALSDRLRDLDFDHNFEFNFEDNLKGMQEHLDKAKERLKQQEAELKKAEARMKGFEGALQGQLIKDGYLKKGEKVESFSWEDGALTVNGIKIKEKDTEKYEQLMDQYLHKHQDRKN
- a CDS encoding cytochrome c; its protein translation is MSKLPFLLFVLVATAGCNPRNKSGQSVKFQQYFVEGEQLYISHCSNCHQKSGKGLGLLYPPLDQSDFMGQHFAEVVCLIKNGKNGEIAVNGKTYNQPMPGIPTLTNLEIAEIATYIYNSWTHERGIIDVKETTKILQECGGD
- a CDS encoding SCO family protein, whose protein sequence is MKKLVLFMAWAGAIAGCAHQEKPLPIFGQREVVNGDTVYHKIARFQFVDQDSAMVTNDTFKGQIYVSDFFFTTCRTICPIMKTQMLRVYKATAGMPDVKLLSHTIDPEYDTVALLHDFAKKLGVTSDRWHFVTGAKDSIYKIAQTSYFATAMEDKSEPDGFIHSGAFLLIDKDQRIRGKYDGTKEEDVDRLLADIKRLQKEYE
- a CDS encoding MOSC domain-containing protein; translation: MTLTEIWVYPVKSMRGIRVKRSKVLPKGLAYDRRYMLVDENNRFITQRVYPQLALFRPSFGDNVFSVAHKGDVVDIPIVPESSTGQITVTIWDDVVQGVEMGERYNQWFTERAGLTCKLVYFPEGNERRVDPDFAVNREQVGLADGFPFLIIGQSSLDELNSKLSAPLPMNRFRPNFVFDGGKPFEEDTWKNFRIGANGFTAVKPCARCAIPTIDQDTAVKGTEPLATLATFRKVGGKVNFGQNLVARNHLEVAEGDVVEVESFQ